The sequence TTTTGTGGTGTCATCTTGTTTATCAGCTCAGAACATCGTAACGGTGTCAGTTGATTTGCAATGAGGTTTTAGATTTGGTTTCTTTGTCTTGTAATTGTTCACAGGTTGGTAAGCATGACAAGTTGGGAATGCAGTTAGTGCCTTTGAAACTACTTACTCCTCATGAGACTAAGGAGTTAACTCTTGATTTGCTTAAAAGTACCGATGTGAGTGATCCAAAAGACCAGAAGAAAAGAGGGCAAATTGTGGTGGAGTTGACCTTTGTCCCTTTTAAAGCAGACCATGGTAGTTTTGATGAAGTTCTTGAGAGATATGAAAGAAAGCAAAGTGGAATTGATAGTTCATCAGATGATGAGACTCTGAGTGGAGCAGGTCTACTCTCAGTTACACTTCAAGGAGCAGAAGATGTAGAAGGGGAGCGTCACAATAATCCTCATGCTTTAGTACTCTTCAGAGGAGAGACCAAGAAAACAAAGGTATAGTTTtctaatttttataaatatttcacTCTATTGGCATGTCAACTGGCATTGGCTTAGGCTGACGTTAAATTTAGTTTCCTCTGCAGATTACTGTTTACTGTAATCTTGTTCTACATAAATCTATTAACATCCATGATCCAGTCAAATGTGAAGATTGCTAAGAAGGCAATTAGTagacgcaaaaaaaaaaaaaaatacgttTAAAGAAGTAACATACTCTGCTCTTCTTAATTGTTCTTTAATCCAAATTTCGGATAATTTCTTCACCGCTACCACGTTCAAGTATCCTTGAGAACTCTTAAGGTTTCAATAGCATAGTTCTGACATGATGTTTACAGGTTATTAGTTGAATAAAACAGCATGTAAAAGGTATTAGCGAACGACTTATCCTACCTCGCTATCCTACTTCTACCCATGAATTAACAGAAGCTTTCCAGTTTCTGGAGttgaatattattttcttcCCATTTGGTCTTCCATAGAAATCTTCCTCCAATGTTTCTagagtattaattttttttatgcattttggtTTCTTCAGATGATAAGAAAAACTCGCGACCCACGTTGGAACGAAGAGTTCCAATTCATGCTTGAGGATCCTCCTTTACATGAGAAGATCCGTATAGAGGTCGTGAGTAAGCGATCAGGCTTTAGTTTTCGTTCAAAGGTATCACAATAATGTTCTACTTCTGCTACCTTTAGCTTACTTTTCATGTTCTACAATACCTGAATATTGGGTTCATATTCTCTTCAGGAATCACTGGGGTATGTAGAAATCGATCTGACTGACATCGTGCGCAACGGACGTATCAACCAAAAGTATCATCTGATAGATTCAAGGAATGGACTGGTACATGTTGAGATACGATGGACAACAGTTGAGGATCGGGCCGACGGTACAGCTTGAGGTATTCTGCATTTCACAAATATACAAAATGATGAGAGATTCTAGTACAAGGCATTTCCTTACAAATTTATTTGAGAAAGTTTTTGTTCTTGTAACtgttttggattttcttttctcattgATGAggagacacacacacatatatatacacacatatacacacactacttttatagttttatatgAAAATGATTCCATCAACATAGTTCTGCAACTTCTGATTGTTCATACTTCAAAGTGGGGATGTTTGTGATACAATTTCTGTTCAGAACAATACATTGGGCCTCTATGGGCCTGACCCACCTGGCCTATTTGTTGGGCCAACTCTGTTAAAAGAAAAGGCCCCATGGTCTGGGATTGGACAAAGTTCAACTTGGGCCAGATTTCAGGAGTCGGGACATCTAAATTAACAGCATAATGGGTGAATTTCTTTGAGATCAAAGGACTCGCGAGGTCCTGAGTTCATTTTCATTGGGAGTAATACCTTGTGGTAACGTGTTGAACTTTAGCCCAACCTATCCTGTTGTCATGTGATAAACTTCTGTGCACACAGGTCTAATAACTAGAATTTAAATTCATGTTGGATGTCTAAAGTGCAATCTTACATATCTAAAGATATTTAGAGAGAATCAAAGAATGTGTAAAGAGTGCCATTTCCAAGTCCAAGGCATTTCCCCACTAACCTTAATCACCAACACCCAAGTGGGTGATACCATATGATAAGAGAGAGGTTCCCTTTTGTGCATAATATTTCCacataaaagcaaaagaaaggaaaaggtaCCTCGTTGACTTGCCCTAGAAAGTGTGGCAAATTTAGAGGTGTTGTAAAGGGAATCCAATCCCCCTTCGAATTCTCCCCACAAAGTTCAATTTTTATGAGAGGATTCTTTGTTAATGGATCTCCACTAACCCTATGTACACACACATAgatgtgtatctatatatagatgtatatagATTGTAAGAGAGATATAGAGATAGAGATGGAGAAAGGCAAGTGTGGTCTCAAAAGGAGAGGTGAAATGAAAAGGACTCATTGTCTTGGTTCTTTGTTGATGGAGTTTAGTGGGGGAGAGGAATATATAACTTTTTGCAATTCAATAAAAAagatagacaaaattttcttttaaaaggtTGTCTTTTTTGAGGGTTTGTGCAATAAAGTTATTTGGGAATAGGAAACTCCACTACTCATGTGATGTGCTTGGATAGTGCACTCCCAACTACATCATTTTTTGATGCCCCAATAATACACCTAATTAACCTTTGAATATTGAGACCTAATATTCTCCACCATTAAAAAgctaaatatacatataaaaaaagcTAAATGTAAATATACTTTTTTAACCAATAACGACAACATACAAAGTTGTCCTTTTGACATTCAATGTGAGATTAAATTCATACAGTTGAACTCATGTGCACAGAAGTTTTTCAATTGACGACAAAATAAATTGAATCAAAGCCCAGAACATGGCTATAAAGTTATTACTCTGTAAGAGTCAAACTTTATACACATATGTATACTATGCCATATTGGAGGGGGAGGGATATATGAGAGAACATCTTTAAATATCCATGAGAGAACAAATAATAAAAGTACCATATCTTATATACTAATATACTATGGTCATAAGCAAAAATAATTTGCAATAATGAAGAAAACCAATAAAGCAAGCATTGGCtttctttcttactttcttttttattgaaattattGAGTATTTGTTTTCTGTAATATTCATGATATGTGTTGTTGTCTTTTACCATTCTCCAAAGTCTCAATAAAAACCAGTCAGTCGACTCAGTCCCACACACAGATCAGGTCAAAAGTCAACACTCCTCACCTCTCTtactctatctctctctctcttcgatGGCGGCCATGGATTACAAGTTTACATCAAGAAGGCTAGTCTTATACTCTTTGTATTAGTACTCTCACCATCAAATCTCtcaaccccattttctctcagcGATAAAGACACAAACTTGACACTTCTCTGTCTATTTCTCTGTAAAACTGACTCCTCTTCCTCCATTGCTGCCCATTACCTCTCTCTTTCTACTCTTTCTTTCCGAGACTTCCCCttaaacaaaagcaaaagcagCTTAATTCCAAGAAAAGAACTTCGCGATCTGGTTTTTTTCTTGGTGTTGCTTCGGTTTTGTAGATTTTATTGGACTTTGGAGCAATCTCTCTTGAAAATAGTATTGGTGAAGAAGAAATAATGGGGAGTAAATGGAGAAAAGCAAAGCTTGCTTTGGGTAGAAATCTGTGTGTTTATGATCCGAGAACTTTAGAGGACTCAGCACCGCCTGATTCAACCGAGAGATTATCTGACGCTGCTCTGCTTTCAACACCAATCACTCCCACCACACCCTCTTCTCCGGGGTTGAGTTTGTCCAAAAACTTGAGCAGCAAATCCTCCAAGGTTTGTTTTCTGTCATTTCTTGAGTTTGCTTCTTCTAAGTTTTAACGGTTTCACTTTGTGACTTTGTTTgctctgtttttgtttgtgatGGGTTTTGAATGATGGATATATGATTTTTATGTTTTCCTGGTTTCACTTTGGATTTGATATGTGATATGTGTACTGGTACGTGCTGTGTcgattgttttaaaaaatgggtGGGGATGATGAAGTTGGTTCAATAATTGGATTTTttcaaggtttttaaaaccggactGATGCGACAAGCAGAAAATTTATTGATTCATGGTTCAAAGGTTTAACGCTGTCACGAGTGTTAAAAACCCCCTAGAATCAAactgaaattattatttttttacgtAGAACCGACTATTGTTAACTGAACTATTGATCGgttaaatttacaaaaaaaaaaaatgaccgtCTACACCCCTAATGTTAAGATAAATTTTATCATGTGTTTAAGATTCTTTGTTAACATTTACTCTATATATGCAGCAAACTTGCTCAATATGCTTGACCAAGATGAAACAAGGAGGGGGCCGTGCAATTTTCACAGCCGAGTGTTCACATACCTTTCACTTTCACTGCATTGCTTCAAGTGTGAAACATGGCAACCATGTTTGTCCCGTCTGTAGAGCGAAATGGCAAGAAATCCCCTCGCAAGCTTCTGATTTGGATCCTCCAGTAGGTTGGCCTCAAAACAATACTTTGATGTCTGCACTTCGCCGACTACCTTCTCCTCATCGAGATCTGAATCGCCGGCATATTGTTCCACTTCTCCATGCTCCTGAGTCAGatgtttttgatgatgatgaatcatTGGACATCCAACCAACATCTGCTGAGATAAGCTCTTACAACAGGAGTTCTGCTGATAGCAAATTCACTAGAACAATAGAGATTAAGACATTCCCAGAAGTATCCACTGCTCCGCGGTCTAAATCTTATGATAACTTTACTGTTTTAGTTCATCTTAAAGCGGCTGCTGCAGTTACGAGAACAAATCTCAGCAGAAACCTGGTTAACTTGCCACAGTTTTCACAAACTCCTCGTGCTCCGGTTGACTTAGTTACAATTCTTGACATCAGTGGCAGTATGGCCGGCACAAAGCTTGCATTGCTAAAACGAGCAATGGGGTTTGTAATACAGAGCCTTAGCTCCAATGACAGGCTCTCGGTTATTGCTTTCTCATCCACAGCGTGTCGCCTCTTCCCCCTCTGTCGAATGACTGAGACAGGCAGGCAGCAAGCACTTCAAGCTGTTAATTCATTGGTTGCTAATGGTGGAACCAATATTGCTGAAGGTCTCAGAAAGGGTGTAAAAGTAATGGAAGATCGAAGGGAAAAGAATCCCGTTGCAAGTATAATTCTGCTATCTGATGGGCAAGATACTTATAATGTCAGTGGTTCTGGGGGCAACCATACCCAACCAAACTACCACTCGCTCCTTCCTTCGTCCATTCATGGTGGTGAGAATGTGGGATTCCAGGTCCCTGTACATGCTTTTGGCTTTGGCGCAGATCATGATGCTTCCTCTATGCATTCAATATCTGAGATCTCTGGGGGgaccttttcttttattgaaaCTGAAGCCGCGATCCAGGATGCATTTGCACAATGCATTGGAGGTCTTCTGAGTGTTGTGGTGCAGGAGCTGCAAGTGGGGGTTCAGTGTGTACACCCAAGTGTTCATGTTGGTTCACTGAAAACCGGAAGTTATCCGAGCCGGGTGATGGCTGATGGGCGTGCAGGATTTGTTGATGTTGGAGATTTGTATGCTGATGAAGAAAGGGATTTTCTGTTTTCAGTTAACGTACCAGCAGAGTCTTCTGGATATGAAACCCCTTTGCTAAAGGTGAGATGTACTTACAAGGATGCCTTAACCAAAGAAATGGTCACGGTGGAAAGTGAAGAACTTAGGATTGCAAGGCCTGAAGTAGCCGGTGAAGCAGTCATATCTATTGAAGTGGACAGGCAGCAAAACAGACTCCAAGCAGCTGAGGCTATGGCACAAGCCAGAGCTGTTGCTGAACAGGGAGATCTAGCTGGTGCAGCTTCTATCCTTGAAAATTTCTGGCAGTTGTTGTCACAGACCGTGTCAGCTAAATCCCATGATTGCCTCTGTATTGCATTGGATGCCGAGCTCAAGGAGATGCAAGAGAGGATGGCAAGCAGGCATGTATATGAGGCGTCTGGAAGGGCATATATTCTTTCAGGTCTGAGCTCACATTCCTGGCAAAGAGCAACAGCAAGAGGCGACTCTATTGATGGTTCAAGCCTTGTCCAGGCTTATCAAACCCCATCAATGGCTGATATGGTTACTCGTTCTCAGGCCATGTTTCTCCGTAGTCCCTCAGCTCAGAGGCTTGTCCAACCATTACTGTCATTCGGATCACAACCGAAGCCAAGGTAATTGCAGCTGTTGGCATTATCTTGAACCGGCTTATTGAGTGGCCCTCCACCCctctttttttcatattttaattgGAGGGGGTGAAAGTTGGATTAGATAAAGTAATGGTTTTGCAGCTGGGATTATGCTCCTGTATTGTAATAtgtaaatgaataaaaaaagaagagggtGAGAGACTATATTTCAGAAGGGGGGAGGAAGGGAACACTAGgtatcttgttttcttttttttttttgtgctgttGGGGTGGTGTACATAAGGAGAAATGGTTTTTCTCTTGGGATAACTGGGTATAAGCATGTAATTGTGAAATGGTTGGGGTGAACTCTTctcctaatatatatatttcatatgcTCTGAATTCTTTTCACaaactctcctctctctctctctctctctctctctctctctctctctccccccccccctaGAGAACTCATTTTGTTATACAGTACTAGTGACAAAACAAGGAACTGAACTATGTGCCTAAAACTAGGCCAACTTGCCTTCATTTGGCCTGAGAATTTTCTTGTACTCATaatattaattgtttatgtCCACCTTCTTCTGCAAAGCCTATAACAGAAAGACGTGACAAGTAAGCTATCAAGTTATCAATAACAGTTCAAGAAAGATACTAGCAAAACTACTGTACCTTTAGCTCTTCCTCCAGTGAAATCTTCTTTGACTTGTATGCATCTATTGGCCCAGTTCTCGATAATGCCTTTCTTGTCTCTATGATTTCCCACTCTTCATCATTCTTCACCTTAGCAATATGCCAATATCCTTGCTGAACTACaaaatcctaatgcattttaATGGGAGGATTGGAGGATGAGAAATGATGCTGTTGCTAAGACTGAAAACTAGAGGAGCTGACTGGATGGAcaaactctttttcttttctttaaaaacaAGCCAACTAAATGCTAACACGAACCAAGAGATAataagaatgaagaaagaatAGTCTTCGATCCCGAATCAACATACGCATGCTATAGTTTATAAACCCCGACAATATACAGTAAAGAATACACAGCAGATTAACAATTTATTTTGataataagaaattattgaTCACTGCTTAACACCCCACAATGCCCTCAAGAATGGGTCTAGGAACAGCAGATTTCTGCAACCTTACCGCAATCCACAAGCGAAAAATTCGCTTGATATATATACTATTCAAGAGCTAAAGCACAGAACCGTCAAGTAAAATATTCTCGATAAGTTTACGCAAGAATCCACAAGTTTATAATTTGAATTAACTGATGGATCATGGATGCAACATTACATTTTCATCTAAggcaaataataacaataagaCACAAGATTCAAAATGGAAAATGCACTAACCTCCCCTGCAAGAGATGAGAAGGGCCAAAAGTCTCAAACACAGCAAGTGAAATCATAGGAAGACCATATCTAACACACGTGTGCTTTGACCCCATCGTTTGAACGAGGAAATCGAACCCTGCATCTTAGCAGCACTAACACTCTTACATGGCTGACCTGTACCATATTCAATTGTTGCCATTGCCAACACCACAAAAGCAATGTAAACTGCAATATCAAATCAGaatcaaattaatttcaaacatgatcCCTAGCAATAATCAAGAAGCCAATTCAGTATAGTTCGcccattacaaatttacaaccaccaccaatttcaaacctaagccCAAAAATTATGCCATTctagaaaattcaaattttaggGTTTGCtaacaataacaaaattcaaacaaTCTTAACTGCGTTTCCAACCATTCTACCATCCCTACACTTTCACTCATTCATCTGTACACAATATAATCTTTTACGTTTCCTTATCTCCAGATTGTACTCCCAAATTGCTATACTACATAAACTTTTACGATCATCACGCAGAAAAACGAAGGTAAATTAAAGTAAACTTTTTACATTTCTTATCACCCGAAACATGAATACATAACTGAGTTCTTCGAGGAAGGTCGAGATTTCACACAAGTACCTGGTACGTATGTCAGATTTGAAAGCGCTTTGATCTCCGTTTGAGATTCCTGGGAAATTATTAAATCTTCGACCGAGTTTACAACTTTACCAGAACGTCTCGAGTAGAGGGAGAAGCAAAGAGGAAGGGGAAGCCGAAGTGGTTGCTTGTCGTGTGGGCTGAAGAAGGCCCAAGTGGAGCGATTAATGTTGGGCTTGAGCTTAAGTTCGTTTTGGGCTTCTGTGAAAACCAAGTCCAAAGACCCcaaaagaaaattcagaaaaaaCTTGGGCCATTCCCTCAAGTGGGGGATAAGGGGGGGAAAATCATGTTTGAGAATAGAAAGACTGAAATAGAAATAGTTCAAATAGTTTGTTCTTCATAAACAATATAAAATATCACTAAATAGTAAAATTCATTCGTTTGTAaacatttttttgataaccgagatcGACACCAAACAAGATTATCCTTTTGGACAACTGATATCGATCTAAACTCGAGCTATCAAACTCGCACACATAAGTTCCCCACATGATAACAGAGTGGACACAAAGGTATTGTTTCCGataaaaatcgaactcaaaacctcTTGAGTTCATATGTTTTGACCTTGTGgacaaatattttatattttatataaaataaacaaattaaattaaacaaactaaatgaaaatgataatatTACTCAATGGAGTCCTCTACACACCCATGTAGGAGGATATTATTTCGAGCAATAATTGCCCAATAAATTATTATCTACTGAAAATTAATAATCCAAGGCAGATAACCTCAACCCTttttagggaaagaaaaaaatgtttcaaatttattGCAACTCAAGAATCTCCTCTTCATTGTGTTTACTTCCTTTTTGCACGATCAAAATCCCATGGAGCACCTCTACACTTTGTGCTGCAAAATGCACAGTCCCTGTAATTCATGAAATGTAAACATTATTGTCAAAGATTTATAAAATGataattatatatctatatatatatatgtggatctTCTCACATGCGGAAGTTCATAAACATTATTGTTTACGGATCCCTTTTCCACAGAAAATAAGAGCTACTACTTTAATACAAGACCGGACTCACTGTTTCAGCCCATTTTCACAGCCGTTGGATGTCGGAGTCCGTATACGGATATCCACATATGAGAATCTCCACGGAtagatatatatcatatatgtatatgtagaaACAGATAAATGAATCTTACATGTACATGTAGACATTGTCGTCCCAAGAAATAAACTGTCCACATTTGTGGCATGTGAAACACCCAAGCTGCTCATCACACTTTAACCCCAAATCTGTCTCCAACTTCAAAGAGCCTGTAGGCTCGGCAGTGAATATAGGTCTCGATCGGTTCCCTGCCATGAatattgtcattttttctcAGACACTAAATTATATAGTAGCAGTCCAGTGAcatttatatatacacaaagTTTTCTACCCAACAACAATGTAAGTTGCGTCAAAACCCAACGAGTGACCACAGGATTACttcagtgagaatcgaactcgggACCTACTGAATGCATAAGGTTTGGTCATAGAGATATTCACCGCTAGGCGATACCCACgtgatttttcattttccttttctaaaCAAGGAAAGGGTGTAATTATATTACCTTTTTCAGAATTGGTAGAAACCTTTTGCTTCATTGAAGACCTCTCCAATGAACCTTCAAATCCAGCATCCTTGATCCTTACTGAACCAGTGATGGCCCTATGAaccttaatttttatataattacaAGTATGTTAGTCAGACAAAAtggataaataatatttttggattaatggataaataatatttttggattactgaaaaatatgttaattccttattttttaaaaaaagagagaaaataaatgtATGTTAATTACTTTGAGAGATTTCATTCCTTTCTCTAGCTGCACATCATGATCAAGCATTTCATCCATCTTTCtgcaagataaaaaataaaaaataaaaattgaaattcttTTAGAAATAATACagcataaaaaataaacaattaagCACACAAGGAAAGAATATGAAATTTAAGTGGTTGATCCATTAACAGGCAAATAATCAATTAAGTTCCTCATAACTCaaccaaaaacatataaaaattaatcaattgaacatagatgtatatatataccctctataaaaaataaaaaattcttgaaATAGCTTTAATAGGTAGAAAGACAAAAACTATGAAATCcctcaaatgttttttttttttttctacaaatTAATAAACTTTTAAGATTCTTGGAGTCTATATTAAGGTCAAACCTGTGGCCTTGTCGAGCCTTCTTCATTGAGTTCATCGCAAGGCCAGTCTCATCACCATATGCTTCTTGAGATTGTTGTTCATCGTTTGAGTCCAAACCCTCCATTTGATCACTAACACTTGTATAAATAAGCACAAGAAAAGCTTGTTAGATGACATAAAAATGAAGGGAAAAGAGGAACAAAAGAACCCTAATCACAATTACCTTCTGAGTGGAGGAGAACAAGTGAGGCATGGACCTTATGGTCTCTTCTTCCCTAAATATCAAATGAATTGCTAAATGTCTTAAGTAGCCATAAATGTATTATGCATAGGAATATAGGATTACATACATTATggttttgtttggatagtttagtcATTTCATGTAAAATATGATGAATAATATGCAGGTTGTCATGTAAGATAATTTTGATCATCTCATCGTGATCCACCTTGAGAAGGATAAGGACTCAATGTGAGATTGGTACATTAGTTGGAAATGTATATTCATCTCATTAAAATTATACTTATTATAGATTTTCATAAAGTAatcttttttttggtaggtaAGCGGGAGGCGGGGTTTGAACTTGGGTACCATCCAGTTCGAGTATATACCTTAAGTCCTTAACCCTCGGCTGAGGGGTTGTTCGCCATTAAGTAATCGCGGAGAGTGAGGAGATATTTATGTGTTGTAGCTATACTGTTACAACTTCCTACAAACCACAATGAATTAATAATCTCCAAATGTCATACTTGAATAATGTACCTGAAATCCATTAGTTGCTATAATTGTCCACAGCCCTGCAAAATCACAACACAAGGAAGAACAAACAGTATTAGCTATTGATTTATTATCCCCATAGAGAGCAGTAAAAGCTTAAAGATTAATTAAACAGCAGGAGGTAAATGTTCAAGATCTACCATTTATTAGTACTGTACGATAAGCGAACAAGTTAAACCTACCTAACTTTTCCAGAAGAAAAATATTACAGCAATAAAAATTTCTTCTTCAGAGTTTCAAAATTCAATCCCCTGGTTCACCCTTAACATTTTCTCTCCCATTCATGAATGGTGTTGTGGATGCTGGCGGTAACTTTCCATTGCAGGGTTTTGAAGCTTTTGAATCACAAGACTTTGACTTTGATCTGAAAAACATTTTTTGGGAATAAATTCCAACTCCCTTTTGTTTTATCCAGCTTCTCAATCTCTTGCTTTATAGTCAAGGATTTTTTCTCAAGTTCCAAGACTCATTCCCTCATGTCATCGATTGCTACGACATGCTCTTGCATGGTTCTAGCTTGGCCGGGCATTTCAGTTCTAGAGACTAGAGAGTGCAAGATTCCCACTTGCATTTTGGGAATTGTTGAGCTTATCAGAGACAAAAAACGAACCAGCAATAGATGTTCGTAGCCATAGTTGTTCGAAGAATAAAACTTGGACAATAATCCAATGAGAGCTTTTGGCAGTTCATGAGCCTGCAGATTTATTCCCTTCCAGAGTCCGTCAGCCATGGATGAGCCTGAAAGAGTAAAGTGTTAGCATTCACGAGAGtaatggaatttttttaaaacaactctcgtgcacaaggctaaTATAGCTAAACTTCCCCAAATTATCATCTCGTGATTTTGGATATGAATGGCTTCAAGTCATTCTTTTGGGGCTCTTAAGTACCTTTTGCCGCATAAAAATAGGAAGTCatggataaataaaatatacCTTGTGGAGATGGAATGACATATCTCCAACTTCAACAATGACATCAATGGGAAGTCCAGTAGAGCAAAGCCTGCAAAAGGTATGCCTTGGCCTCATCAAAACCCGTTAATCACTACTTCATCCAAAAATAAACTCAAACAAAATTTCAATTGTTAATTTAAGCAAGAGGTAATTCCACATGATTATTGTTGAAAAATCCAATTCAGGAATCATTCAGAACTTGAACTGATTCAAATCGAGACGACATGTTAAAATCATACTAAGACAGACATTCAACTAACAATCATGCAATATCAACGCCCCTCCACAAGCTCAATATGTGTTCTGGTTATCCTTTCTCCCAATTCAAAATCCTTAGTACCGAGGAACAGGTCTTAATTCTCAATTTCCCATAGACATCACTGCCTTCCTTTCAAAGACCTAAGAAAAGAGGGGAAACCagggagagaaggagaggatgGCTTCTGAAGGTCTCAAGGCAAATAATAATGCACATAAACAACACAGATTGACGATAAGATTGCAGGAATAAGACGATGAGAGAAGTTAAATTGCATATACATGTTGTCTCAGCTGAGACACATAAGTCACAACCAAGAACTGCCTAGTGTTGTGATCAACTGATCAGGAAAGCCAAGCATAGCTCCATttccaaaagaaataaaagaaacaagtctttttctttctataacAAAAATCTAAAAGATTCCCAAAACTTCTGATTTCAGAAATGCAGCACAAACAAACCCAACAAGTAATTCCAAAACCATTACAAACCCACATTCAGAAATCCCCACACAAACACATAGCAATCATGAATCACAGTCATTacctaaaaaaaaagttaaaaatacaAATCGTAAATGAAtgtgaaaaagaagaaacagaaaatgaCAAACCAGGTTTGGCCATCAAGGTGAAACACTTCGGATTTGGATCCCAGCTTCATACACGCCATGAATGACTCAAATTCCACACTTCGTCACCATTGAAAAGAGCTGCCAAATGTTGCCAATAAACACATAATTGAAGCTAACG is a genomic window of Tripterygium wilfordii isolate XIE 37 chromosome 16, ASM1340144v1, whole genome shotgun sequence containing:
- the LOC119980892 gene encoding synaptotagmin-3-like isoform X3: MLCPYQASITLSRCCTWETIKKQVASLYLWPQTLEIPILDASTGAIKKPVGILHVKVVRAMKLLKMDFLGTSDPYVKLSLTGERLPARKTTIKKKNLNPEWNEKFKLIVKEPQSQVLRLQVYDWDKVGKHDKLGMQLVPLKLLTPHETKELTLDLLKSTDVSDPKDQKKRGQIVVELTFVPFKADHGSFDEVLERYERKQSGIDSSSDDETLSGAGLLSVTLQGAEDVEGERHNNPHALVLFRGETKKTKMIRKTRDPRWNEEFQFMLEDPPLHEKIRIEVVSKRSGFSFRSKESLGYVEIDLTDIVRNGRINQKYHLIDSRNGLVHVEIRWTTVEDRADGTA
- the LOC119980891 gene encoding E3 ubiquitin-protein ligase WAV3-like, with amino-acid sequence MGSKWRKAKLALGRNLCVYDPRTLEDSAPPDSTERLSDAALLSTPITPTTPSSPGLSLSKNLSSKSSKQTCSICLTKMKQGGGRAIFTAECSHTFHFHCIASSVKHGNHVCPVCRAKWQEIPSQASDLDPPVGWPQNNTLMSALRRLPSPHRDLNRRHIVPLLHAPESDVFDDDESLDIQPTSAEISSYNRSSADSKFTRTIEIKTFPEVSTAPRSKSYDNFTVLVHLKAAAAVTRTNLSRNLVNLPQFSQTPRAPVDLVTILDISGSMAGTKLALLKRAMGFVIQSLSSNDRLSVIAFSSTACRLFPLCRMTETGRQQALQAVNSLVANGGTNIAEGLRKGVKVMEDRREKNPVASIILLSDGQDTYNVSGSGGNHTQPNYHSLLPSSIHGGENVGFQVPVHAFGFGADHDASSMHSISEISGGTFSFIETEAAIQDAFAQCIGGLLSVVVQELQVGVQCVHPSVHVGSLKTGSYPSRVMADGRAGFVDVGDLYADEERDFLFSVNVPAESSGYETPLLKVRCTYKDALTKEMVTVESEELRIARPEVAGEAVISIEVDRQQNRLQAAEAMAQARAVAEQGDLAGAASILENFWQLLSQTVSAKSHDCLCIALDAELKEMQERMASRHVYEASGRAYILSGLSSHSWQRATARGDSIDGSSLVQAYQTPSMADMVTRSQAMFLRSPSAQRLVQPLLSFGSQPKPR
- the LOC119980449 gene encoding uncharacterized protein LOC119980449 isoform X1, coding for MDFSVSDQMEGLDSNDEQQSQEAYGDETGLAMNSMKKARQGHRKMDEMLDHDVQLEKGMKSLKVHRAITGSVRIKDAGFEGSLERSSMKQKVSTNSEKGNRSRPIFTAEPTGSLKLETDLGLKCDEQLGCFTCHKCGQFISWDDNVYMYMDCAFCSTKCRGAPWDFDRAKRK
- the LOC119980449 gene encoding uncharacterized protein LOC119980449 isoform X2 → MEGLDSNDEQQSQEAYGDETGLAMNSMKKARQGHRKMDEMLDHDVQLEKGMKSLKVHRAITGSVRIKDAGFEGSLERSSMKQKVSTNSEKGNRSRPIFTAEPTGSLKLETDLGLKCDEQLGCFTCHKCGQFISWDDNVYMYMDCAFCSTKCRGAPWDFDRAKRK